A window of Mycolicibacterium madagascariense genomic DNA:
CCATGCAGACCGGATTGCTGTTGGACGTCGGCGAATTCGAGGCCAGGCTGCCCGCGGCCGTCGACCACCTGCTCGACGAACGGCAGCGGTATTCGGTGGCGGCCCGGCGTAGCGTGCTGAACCGCACCTGGCCCGCCGTCTGCGAGCAGCTGCTCGTCCACTACGACGCGGTGCTCGGCCGCCGCGGCGCCAGGGCCGCCTGACCCCACGTCCGGCGCGTGCGGGTATACCGGTAGGTGTGTGGCCGCTTCGTCTCGTCGTGATCGCGGGCGTCGTCGTCATGTCGTGCGTCGCCTGTTCGTCGTGGGACACGGAGACCCAGGCGCACGCTCCGGTGACGGCCGCCGAGGATCCCGCAGTGCTGCTGGGCTCGATGACGGCGCGCCAGGTCGTCGACGCATTGCCCCGGGCCGGGATCGCGACCGTGCATCCCGTCGACGACACCGATTCCCAGTGCCCGAGTGCGGGGTGTCTGCAGTCGGTGTCGACCGACGCCTTCCGGGTGATGTCGTTCCCCAGCACCGGGCGGGCGGAGGCCTATGCCGCCGACCACCAGGGCCGTTCGGTGGAGACGCTCGCGGTGACTTTCCCCGCGAACGTCCCCGCCGCCGACCGGGATCGGGACTGGAACGCGATCGTGGCGCTCGTCAGGTGATCAACCCTGCGCCAATTCGGCGACGGGCTGCCACTGCTCCCACGTCTTGATGCGGCTCTCGTAGTCGGCCTTGGCCAGCTGAATGGGCAAGCTGCCGAAGAAGACTCGCAGCGGCGGCTCCTCGGCGTCGACGACCTCGAGGATCGCGGCGGCCGACGCCTTGGGGTCACCCGGGGCGGTGGACCGTTCGTCGCGGGCCTTCTGCGCGGCCGCGTGGACCTCGGCGTAGTCGGCGATCTCCTCGGCCCGCTTCGCCGACGAGCCCGCCCAGTCGGTCGAGAAGCCGCCGGGCTCGACGAGCGTGACGTGGATGCCGAACGACTCGACCTCCTGCGCCAGTGCCTGCGAGAAGCCCTCCAGTGCCCACTTCGACGCGTGGTAGATCCCGACGTTCTGGAACGCGGTGATGCCGCCGATCGACGACACCTGAATGATGTGTCCGCTGCGCTGGGCACGTAGGTAGGGCAGCGCCGCCTGGGTGATCCACAGAGCGCCGAAGACGTTCGTCTCGATCTGGGCGCGCGCCTCGGCCTCGGAGAGCTCCTCGATGAAGCCGAACTGTCCGTACCCGGCGTTGTTGACCACGATGTCGAGGCGACCGAAGTGGTCGTGGGCCTGCTTGACCGCGGCGAAGTCGGCGTCGTGGTCGGTGACGTCGAGTTCGATGGGCAGCAGCGCGTCGCCGTAGGTGGCGACGAGGTCGTCGAGCGAGGAGGTGTCACGCGCCGTGGCGGCGACCTTGTCACCGCGTTCCAGCGCCGCGATGGCCCACTCCCTGCCGAAGCCCCGCGACGTCCCCGTGATGAACCACACCTTCTCGGCCATGCCTGCTCCTCTGCTCACCCGTACCTTCGACCGGTACCAACGTCCCGACGGGTTACCCATTCCCGGCGCGCGCACTTTCACAGGTAGCGTCGGAGTCGTGAGCCGCGCAACGCTGGAGAAGGACCCCCACGAGGTGGCGTCCATGTTCGACGGGGTGGCCCGCCGCTACGATGTGACGAACACCGTGCTGTCGCTGGGGCAGGACCGCCGCTGGCGGCGGGCGACGCGGGCGGCGTTGCAGATCGGCCCCGGCGACACGGTTCTGGACCTGGCGGCGGGGACCGCGGTGTCGACCGTCGAGCTGGCCCACTCGGGAGCCTGGTGCGTCGCGGCCGACTTCTCGGTGGGAATGCTGTCGGCGGGCGCGGCGCGCGACGTGCCGAAGGTCGCCGGCGACGCGACCAAGCTGCCCTTCGCCGACGGCGTGTTCGACGCGGTGACGATCAGCTTCGGGCTGCGCAACGTCGTCGACCACGCGGAGGGGCTGCGCGAGCTGGCCAGGGTCACCCGCTCCGGCGGCAGGCTGGTGGTCTGCGAGTTCTCGACCCCGACCAACACGCTGTTCGGCACCGTCTACAAGGAGTACCTGATGAAGGCGCTCCCCTCGGTTGCCCGCGCGGTGTCCAGCAATCCTGATGCCTACGTGTACCTGGCCGAGTCCATTCGCGCCTGGCCCGATCAGCCCGCCCTGGCGCGGCGGATCGAGGACGCCGGCTGGTCGGCGGTGCGCTGGCGCAACCTCACCGGCGGCATCGTGGCGCTGCACGCGGCCATCAAGCCCTGACGCCGAGGCGTCACACGGCGAGTTGTGGCGGCGGTCCGCTCGAACCCACCCTGAAGTGCTCGGTGATGCGGGCGTCGACGTCGTAGCTCATCCGCTCGGGTGCGGCGCCGGCGCGGATGCAGGCCGCCTGGACCACGTCGGGTGAATGCGCCGCGAACACGCCGTAGAGCACCTCGTCGGTGGGCACAGCGAGCGTCATGAGCACCCAGACCGGAGATCCCTCGGCGCTCAGGTCCGCGGTGGCCCGGTCGAGGTCGGCGACGAGGTCGTCGGTCGACTGTGGCGTGAGGTCCGGCCGATACCATTCCACCAGGAAGCGAGTCGCCGTGGGGACAGCTCCGCTCATGGGTCCCACGCTACGGCGATCGACCCCGTGAGTAATCGGGGTAAACCCTAGGATCTACCCGATCGCAGCTTCATGGCGAGCTGGGCACGGGAACGTATACCCAGCTTGCGATAGATCTGGGTGAGGTTCGCCTCGACGGTCTTGAGGCTGACGAACAGCGTCGCAGCTACCTCACGATTGGTCATGCCGGACGTGGCGAGCTCGGCGATCCGCTGCTCGGTCGGCGTCAGGACCGCGCTGCGCGGGCTGCCGACGTTGGTGCGCTCCAGCTCGACGCGGGTCCGCTCGGCCCACAGCGACGCACCCATCCGTTCGAATTCGCGCAGCGCTTCGCCGAAGGTGTCCGCAGCGGCCTGCTTCACGCGTTGCCGACGCTGCAGCTGCCCGAGCAGCACCAGGGTCCGCGCCCGCTCGAACGGCATGGGCAGCCGGTCGTGCTCGGCGAGGGCGGCCGTCACGACCCTGGTCGCCCCGTCGAGGTCACCGCCCGCGGCACACCACATGGCGCGGCCCCGGCAGCCGGTCGCCAGCAGCCACGGCCTGTCGAGTCGGTGGCCGTCGGCCTCCAGTCGCTCGATCAGGGGTACGGCCTCGTCGACCTGACCCAGGTTGATCATCGCCTCGACGGCGTCGGGCACGTGCTCGAGGATCCTGATCTCCGAACCCGGCGTCTCGCCGAACGCGTCGATCAGGGGTTGCAGCGTGGCCAGCGCGTCGGCGTAGTTGCCGAGCGAGATCTCCAGGAAGCCGAGGATGGTCAGGGCCGACACCGCGAGCTGCGGGGTGTCGCAGTCCCGGGCGATCGCGAGCGCGGCGGTGGCCTCGGCGCGGGCGTCCTCGGCGTTGCCCAGATGCGCGCTGACCATGGCCCGGATCGCCATCGACACGCCCCGCATGTGTTGGGTGTCGATGTGTTCGGCGCGTTCGACGGCCTCGTCGGCGACCGACATCGCGGCGCGGAAGTCGCCTCGCCAGACCTCGGCCATCGCCATGTGCGAGGACATGACCATCACGTCGCTCTCGGCGCCGCGGTCCAGGCAGAGCTGGTGCACGTCCAGGGCTTCGAGCCGCGCGGCCTCGAGGTCCCCGGTCCAGGCCAGCGTGATCGCCCGGACGGCGCTGGCCCGGAACTGCAGGGGGATGTCGGCGTCGCGATCTTCGAGTTCCAGTGCCCGCTGCAGGGCCTGCTCGTCGACCCCGTCGCCGCGCATGCACTTGGCGAGCACGACCATGGCGAGGGCCTGGCTCGTCTGTTCCGGCTGCGCCAGGTCGAGGGCCCGCTCGAGCGCCGACTCGGCCTGGCGCACGGAGTCGTCCAGCTTGCCCGAGTAGAGGTATGCGAACGACGACAGCAGCAGGCTGCGGACCATCAGGAGGTGATCGCCCTCGCCGTCGCTGACCGCGTGGTCGAGCAGGTCGATGGCGTCGGCGAGGCTGTCGTCGTAGATCCGCACGGCCGCAAGCAGATTCAGGGCGGCCGCGCGCAGCGGGCCCGGCGGCAGCTGGTCGATGGTCGGCTTCAGCAGTTCCTCGGCGCGTCCGGAGGCACCGGCGCGGAAGTGGTGCTCGGCGCACCTGATGCGGCGCTCGGGGGTATCGCCCCCGAGGTTGATGGCCAGGTCGAGCAGTTCGGCGGCCGCGGCGGGCGCACCCCTGGCGCGCGCGGAGTCCGCGCCGGTGTCGAGTGCGAGGAGCGTGGCGGGGTCCGCACTCGACGAGGCCAGGGCGAGGTGGCGCGCCCGCAGCTCCGGCTGCTCGACGACGTCGGCCAGGGTGCGGTGCATCTGCCGGCGGCGGGCGGGACCCACCAGGCTGTAGACGCCGCGGGCCAGCAGCGGGTGGGTGAACCGGACGCGGTTGCCCGAGATCTGCACGATCGCGTCGGTCTCCGGTGCTTCGAGCAACTCGACCACGCGTGCGGGGGGCTGTTCGATGACGCGGGCGAGCAACTCCACCGTCGTGGCGCCCAGGCTGGCCGCGGCCAGCAGGACCGTCTGGGCGTCCTCGCCGAACTGGTCGAGTCGGGACCGGACCAGATCGGCGAGCGACCCCGGTAGCGACGCGTCGGCGAGGCTGGACTGGCCGTCGATCGCGCGGGCGAGTTCCAGCGCGTAGAACGGGTTGCCGCCGGACAGTTCACTGATGCGGACGATCGTCGGCCTCGAGAACGATCGCCCCAGTCGACTGCTGATCACCCTGCGCAGTCCGCCGAGGCTCAGCGCCCCCACGGTCACGTGGTCGACGCCGTCGAGGCGGTTGAGCTTCAACCAGTCGGCGCCGGTGGGGGTCGTAGTGGCCTCGCTGCGTTCGGTGACGAGCACTCCGACGCAGCCCTTGAGTCGACGGGCGGCAAACGCCACCACGGCCTGGCTCGACGAGTCCAGCCACTGCACGTCGTCGATCGCGACGATCACCGGAGCGGTGTCCGCGAGCCGGTCGATGACGCCGAGGAAGGCCGATGCGACGACGCGTTCGTCGGTGGCGGGCCCGGTGCCGTCGCCCTGCAGCAGCACCCGGTCGATCGCGATCCGCTGCAGGGGAGGCAGGGTGGCGCGGACGTCGGCACCGACGCCCTCGAGCAGGTCGGCGAGCACGGCGTAGGTGAGGCCCGCCTCGGCTTGCCCGGCCCGCGCCGAGAGCACGTGGAAGCCGTGGCCGCGCGCTTCGTCGAGCGCGGTCAGCCACACGGTGGTCTTGCCGATCCCCGCTTCACCCTCGATCACCAACGCAGACGGGTGGCGCCGGCTCGACTCGAAGAACGTCGTCACAGCCCGCGATTCCACCGCCCGGCTCACCCCAGGCCGCAAATTTCCCCTTCCCCCGAAGCTCCTCCTCCCGACCGTGGTTTCCCTGACCGCGGCTCGGGCAAACGTCGTTCCTGATGACCGCACGACGCCGCGGCCAGCGGTATTTGCTGGCGTTGATGCCCGTGGACATACCAACGGTATCTAAGTCTGCTAGGAATCGAAGCCGAACGGGCGCCCCGTTCGCTGGCTCAGCTGAAGGGCGGGCGCCCGTCGAGCCGACGGGACCCGGCGCCCGCGGCGCGCCACACCCGCGCC
This region includes:
- a CDS encoding SDR family oxidoreductase, translating into MAEKVWFITGTSRGFGREWAIAALERGDKVAATARDTSSLDDLVATYGDALLPIELDVTDHDADFAAVKQAHDHFGRLDIVVNNAGYGQFGFIEELSEAEARAQIETNVFGALWITQAALPYLRAQRSGHIIQVSSIGGITAFQNVGIYHASKWALEGFSQALAQEVESFGIHVTLVEPGGFSTDWAGSSAKRAEEIADYAEVHAAAQKARDERSTAPGDPKASAAAILEVVDAEEPPLRVFFGSLPIQLAKADYESRIKTWEQWQPVAELAQG
- a CDS encoding ATP-binding protein; the protein is MSRAVESRAVTTFFESSRRHPSALVIEGEAGIGKTTVWLTALDEARGHGFHVLSARAGQAEAGLTYAVLADLLEGVGADVRATLPPLQRIAIDRVLLQGDGTGPATDERVVASAFLGVIDRLADTAPVIVAIDDVQWLDSSSQAVVAFAARRLKGCVGVLVTERSEATTTPTGADWLKLNRLDGVDHVTVGALSLGGLRRVISSRLGRSFSRPTIVRISELSGGNPFYALELARAIDGQSSLADASLPGSLADLVRSRLDQFGEDAQTVLLAAASLGATTVELLARVIEQPPARVVELLEAPETDAIVQISGNRVRFTHPLLARGVYSLVGPARRRQMHRTLADVVEQPELRARHLALASSSADPATLLALDTGADSARARGAPAAAAELLDLAINLGGDTPERRIRCAEHHFRAGASGRAEELLKPTIDQLPPGPLRAAALNLLAAVRIYDDSLADAIDLLDHAVSDGEGDHLLMVRSLLLSSFAYLYSGKLDDSVRQAESALERALDLAQPEQTSQALAMVVLAKCMRGDGVDEQALQRALELEDRDADIPLQFRASAVRAITLAWTGDLEAARLEALDVHQLCLDRGAESDVMVMSSHMAMAEVWRGDFRAAMSVADEAVERAEHIDTQHMRGVSMAIRAMVSAHLGNAEDARAEATAALAIARDCDTPQLAVSALTILGFLEISLGNYADALATLQPLIDAFGETPGSEIRILEHVPDAVEAMINLGQVDEAVPLIERLEADGHRLDRPWLLATGCRGRAMWCAAGGDLDGATRVVTAALAEHDRLPMPFERARTLVLLGQLQRRQRVKQAAADTFGEALREFERMGASLWAERTRVELERTNVGSPRSAVLTPTEQRIAELATSGMTNREVAATLFVSLKTVEANLTQIYRKLGIRSRAQLAMKLRSGRS
- a CDS encoding demethylmenaquinone methyltransferase, whose protein sequence is MSRATLEKDPHEVASMFDGVARRYDVTNTVLSLGQDRRWRRATRAALQIGPGDTVLDLAAGTAVSTVELAHSGAWCVAADFSVGMLSAGAARDVPKVAGDATKLPFADGVFDAVTISFGLRNVVDHAEGLRELARVTRSGGRLVVCEFSTPTNTLFGTVYKEYLMKALPSVARAVSSNPDAYVYLAESIRAWPDQPALARRIEDAGWSAVRWRNLTGGIVALHAAIKP